From Cellulophaga lytica DSM 7489, a single genomic window includes:
- a CDS encoding FKBP-type peptidyl-prolyl cis-trans isomerase, with the protein MSIVKENNTVKVNYTGKLADGQVFDTSEGREPLEFTLGQGQLIPGFEKGVLDMKLNEKKTITIAKEEAYGEVNEALIQEVKKSELPQDMEPKVGMGLVSKAPDGREMNLMVVEVKDESIVIDGNHPLAGKDLIFDLEVLEIK; encoded by the coding sequence ATGAGTATAGTTAAGGAAAACAACACGGTAAAAGTTAATTACACAGGGAAGTTGGCAGACGGACAAGTTTTTGATACTTCTGAAGGTAGAGAGCCGTTAGAGTTTACTTTAGGACAAGGGCAGTTAATACCTGGTTTTGAAAAAGGTGTTTTAGATATGAAGCTAAATGAAAAAAAGACCATTACTATTGCTAAAGAAGAAGCATATGGTGAGGTTAATGAGGCTTTAATACAGGAGGTTAAAAAATCTGAGCTTCCACAAGATATGGAGCCTAAAGTTGGTATGGGATTAGTTTCTAAAGCTCCAGATGGTAGAGAAATGAACCTAATGGTAGTAGAAGTTAAAGACGAGTCTATTGTTATAGATGGTAACCACCCTTTAGCAGGTAAAGATCTTATTTTTGATTTAGAAGTTTTAGAAATTAAATAA
- a CDS encoding cation diffusion facilitator family transporter gives MNVEDTAIKTTYFSIIGNLCLAIIKGLAGFFGNSYALIADAIESTTDVFSSLLVLVGFKYAKRPADKNHPYGHGKIEPLITFLVVAFLVTSATIIAYESIQNIQTPHKTPKSWTLIVLGIIIIWKEILYRIVLKKSKQIHSTSLKADAWHHRSDAITSVMAFIGISIAVICGKGYETADDWAALLASGFILYNSYLILRPALGEVMDEQLYDDLIDEVRKKSVQVDGVLDTEKCFIRKAGMKFHIDLHAIVDGKITVKEGHDISHKLKDYLMAEIPNLEYVLIHIEPDTYE, from the coding sequence ATGAATGTTGAAGACACCGCCATTAAAACAACCTATTTTAGTATAATAGGCAACCTTTGCCTTGCTATTATTAAAGGACTTGCTGGTTTTTTTGGTAATTCTTATGCCCTTATTGCAGATGCAATAGAATCTACCACAGATGTTTTTTCTTCTTTGTTAGTGCTTGTTGGATTTAAATATGCAAAACGCCCTGCAGACAAAAACCACCCATACGGACACGGTAAAATAGAACCTCTAATAACCTTTTTAGTTGTTGCTTTTTTGGTAACATCTGCAACTATTATTGCTTATGAGAGCATACAAAACATACAAACACCACATAAAACCCCTAAATCTTGGACACTAATAGTTTTAGGCATAATTATAATTTGGAAAGAAATTTTATATCGTATAGTTTTAAAAAAGAGTAAACAAATACACAGTACATCTTTAAAAGCAGATGCTTGGCACCATAGGAGTGACGCAATAACATCTGTAATGGCATTTATAGGTATTTCTATTGCTGTTATTTGCGGCAAAGGCTATGAAACTGCAGATGATTGGGCTGCTTTACTTGCCTCTGGTTTTATATTATACAACAGTTATTTAATTTTAAGACCTGCACTTGGTGAGGTAATGGATGAACAATTATATGATGATTTAATTGATGAAGTTAGAAAAAAATCTGTACAAGTTGATGGCGTTTTAGATACCGAAAAATGTTTTATTCGTAAAGCCGGAATGAAATTTCATATAGATTTACACGCCATTGTAGATGGAAAAATTACAGTAAAAGAAGGCCATGATATATCTCATAAATTAAAAGATTATCTTATGGCAGAAATCCCCAATCTAGAATATGTTTTAATACATATAGAGCCAGATACTTACGAGTAG
- a CDS encoding cell division ATP-binding protein FtsE, which yields MQDTILELKDVSVYQKDNLVLNNISLEIKKGEFVYLIGKTGSGKSSFMKTLYGDLALKEGTGNIVDINLKTMQEKDIPFLRRKLGIVFQDFKLLPDRTINNNLLFVLKATGWKDRTKMDTKIEEVLDKVGMKTKGFKFPHELSGGEQQRIAIARALLNDPELILADEPTGNLDPQTSVEVMKVLQDINKAGRTILMATHDYALILKYPSKTLKCDDNKVFEVVQRAV from the coding sequence ATGCAAGACACTATTTTAGAACTTAAAGATGTTTCTGTTTACCAAAAAGACAACCTTGTACTTAATAACATCTCTTTAGAGATAAAAAAGGGTGAGTTTGTATACTTAATAGGTAAAACAGGTAGCGGAAAAAGTAGTTTTATGAAAACACTTTATGGCGACTTGGCTTTAAAAGAAGGTACTGGCAATATTGTAGATATAAATTTAAAAACAATGCAAGAAAAAGACATTCCTTTTTTACGCCGTAAACTTGGTATTGTTTTTCAGGATTTTAAATTATTACCAGACCGTACTATAAATAACAATTTACTTTTTGTGCTAAAAGCAACTGGTTGGAAAGACCGCACCAAAATGGATACTAAAATTGAAGAGGTTTTAGACAAGGTTGGTATGAAAACTAAAGGTTTTAAATTTCCTCATGAGCTTTCTGGTGGAGAGCAACAACGTATTGCCATAGCACGTGCTTTACTTAATGACCCTGAACTAATTTTAGCCGATGAGCCTACAGGAAATTTAGATCCGCAAACAAGTGTAGAGGTAATGAAAGTGTTACAAGACATTAACAAAGCCGGACGCACAATTTTAATGGCTACCCATGACTATGCGCTTATATTAAAATACCCATCTAAAACCCTAAAGTGCGATGATAATAAGGTGTTTGAAGTAGTACAACGCGCCGTTTAA
- a CDS encoding tetratricopeptide repeat protein, with the protein MKMKKIAILLCFMGMSIYGYSQKTEIYTHKNKDYVKALSLYNDKQYQASQAVFKEVAKSTDDYETKANSHYYIATAAIRLNQLGADKLMERFVEDYPTSTKRNTAYLDVADYYFETGKYPHALKWYAKVDQSSMSRKDKERFEFNNGYALFSSKKYKDAERYLNRVTNSATYGSQAKYYLGYIAYEQDNYQEANERFDQITDQDELKEKLSYYQADMNFKLGNFEKAIALAKEQLPKADRNEVSELNKIIGESYFNLKQYNNAIPYLTEYKGKRGKWSNTDYYLLGYSYYKQGDYANGIDQFNNIIDGDNSVSQNAYYHLAECYLKLDKKQEALNAFKNASQMDYSEEIKKDAYLNYARLSYEIGNAYEPVPSVLTKYLETYPDSEHAKEIQELLVDSYITSKNYKGALELLEKNKNYASKETYQKVAFYRGVELFLEQDYESALEAFNLSLDNAEEPKFKARANFWKAESLYLLNKFDDALVSFVAFQQNPMSVSTDENKELDYNLAYTYFKLNDYVNATSYYKKYTDSRPEDEAKLNDAYLRLGDCYFVTSKYWPAIETYNIALKNRGGQKDYAAYQRALSYGFVGKSDTKISELKSFVTKYSKSTLKDDALYELGNTYIKLGNEDLGLQAYNKLIEEYKGSSLVPRALLRQGLVHYNASRNQQALAKFKTVVRDHAKTQEAIQAVATAKLVYVDLGKVDEYANWVKDLDFVEVTDSELDNATYESAEKQFIENKTDAAIRGYENYIKEFPNGSHILDANFKLAQLYFGKGQKASALPYYKYVADQGGTEFTEQAIARVCEIYIGDNKYTNAFPYLEKLEQTANIKQNVTFAQSNLMKGYYNQKNYSKTIAYAEKVLATESIDNRIKSDAHIMIARSAIKTNNETKAKEAYAIVQKIATGERGAEAWYYNAYFKHKEQDYEGSSAAVQTLVKDFSGYKEWAGKGLLIMAKNYYALGDAYQANYILENIIKNFASYPDIVAEAQTEQRLIKTKEARSNSSINPDGN; encoded by the coding sequence ATGAAAATGAAAAAAATAGCAATACTCCTATGTTTTATGGGGATGTCTATCTATGGATATTCGCAAAAAACAGAAATTTACACGCACAAGAATAAAGATTACGTAAAAGCACTGTCTTTGTATAATGACAAGCAGTACCAAGCATCACAAGCTGTTTTTAAAGAGGTGGCAAAAAGCACAGATGATTACGAGACTAAAGCCAATAGCCACTATTACATTGCTACAGCTGCAATACGCCTTAACCAGCTTGGAGCAGATAAGCTTATGGAGCGTTTTGTAGAAGACTACCCAACGTCTACCAAAAGAAATACAGCTTATTTAGATGTAGCAGATTATTATTTTGAAACAGGTAAATATCCGCACGCTTTAAAATGGTATGCAAAAGTAGACCAGTCTTCTATGTCTAGAAAAGATAAAGAACGATTTGAGTTTAACAATGGCTACGCTCTTTTTTCATCTAAAAAATATAAAGATGCAGAACGGTATTTAAATCGTGTAACCAACTCGGCAACCTATGGTTCTCAAGCTAAATACTACTTAGGCTATATTGCTTATGAGCAAGATAATTACCAAGAAGCAAATGAGCGTTTTGACCAGATTACAGACCAGGATGAGTTAAAAGAAAAACTATCATATTACCAAGCAGATATGAACTTTAAGCTTGGTAATTTTGAAAAAGCAATAGCTCTTGCTAAAGAACAATTGCCAAAGGCAGATAGGAATGAAGTATCAGAACTAAATAAAATTATAGGAGAAAGTTACTTTAACCTTAAACAGTACAACAACGCTATACCATACTTAACAGAATATAAGGGTAAACGTGGTAAGTGGAGTAATACAGATTATTATTTGCTTGGCTACAGTTACTATAAGCAAGGAGATTACGCAAATGGTATAGACCAGTTTAATAATATTATAGATGGTGATAATAGTGTGTCTCAAAACGCATATTACCATTTAGCAGAGTGTTATTTAAAGTTAGATAAAAAACAAGAAGCTTTAAATGCGTTTAAAAATGCATCTCAGATGGATTATTCTGAGGAAATTAAAAAGGATGCTTATTTAAACTATGCTAGACTTAGTTATGAAATTGGTAATGCATACGAGCCTGTACCATCCGTACTAACTAAATATTTAGAGACCTACCCAGATAGTGAACACGCTAAAGAAATTCAAGAGCTTTTAGTAGACTCTTACATTACGTCTAAAAACTACAAAGGTGCTTTAGAGTTGTTAGAGAAGAATAAAAACTATGCAAGTAAAGAAACCTACCAAAAGGTTGCTTTTTATAGAGGAGTAGAATTGTTTTTAGAGCAAGATTATGAGAGTGCTTTAGAAGCTTTTAACTTGTCTTTAGATAATGCAGAGGAGCCAAAGTTTAAAGCTAGAGCAAATTTCTGGAAAGCAGAGTCGCTTTATTTACTTAATAAGTTTGATGATGCTTTGGTATCGTTTGTGGCTTTTCAGCAGAATCCAATGTCTGTTTCCACAGATGAAAATAAGGAGTTAGATTACAATTTAGCGTATACTTATTTTAAGCTTAATGATTACGTAAATGCAACATCATACTATAAAAAATATACAGATAGCAGACCAGAAGACGAAGCTAAGTTAAACGATGCTTATTTACGTTTGGGAGATTGCTACTTTGTAACTAGTAAGTATTGGCCAGCAATAGAAACGTATAACATTGCTTTAAAAAATAGAGGCGGACAAAAGGATTATGCAGCTTACCAAAGAGCCTTAAGTTATGGTTTTGTTGGTAAGAGTGATACTAAAATTAGTGAATTAAAAAGCTTTGTAACAAAGTATAGCAAATCTACCTTAAAGGATGATGCTTTGTATGAACTTGGTAATACTTACATAAAATTAGGTAATGAAGATTTAGGCTTACAAGCGTATAACAAGTTAATTGAAGAGTACAAAGGAAGTAGTTTAGTGCCAAGGGCATTGCTACGTCAAGGATTAGTGCATTACAATGCTAGTAGAAACCAACAGGCTTTGGCTAAGTTTAAAACAGTTGTACGTGACCATGCAAAAACACAAGAAGCTATACAAGCTGTTGCAACGGCTAAACTAGTATATGTAGATTTAGGTAAGGTAGATGAATATGCTAATTGGGTTAAAGATTTAGATTTTGTAGAGGTTACAGATTCAGAATTAGACAATGCAACTTACGAGTCGGCAGAAAAACAATTTATAGAAAACAAGACAGATGCTGCTATTAGAGGGTATGAAAATTACATTAAAGAATTCCCTAACGGCTCTCATATTCTAGACGCAAACTTTAAACTAGCGCAATTGTATTTTGGTAAGGGGCAAAAAGCAAGTGCTTTACCATATTACAAGTATGTTGCAGACCAAGGTGGTACAGAATTTACAGAACAAGCAATTGCACGTGTTTGCGAAATTTACATAGGAGATAACAAATACACTAATGCTTTTCCTTATTTAGAGAAGTTAGAGCAAACAGCAAACATTAAACAAAATGTAACTTTTGCACAGTCTAACTTAATGAAAGGTTACTATAACCAAAAGAATTATAGTAAAACTATTGCTTATGCAGAAAAAGTGTTAGCTACAGAGAGTATAGATAACCGTATTAAAAGTGATGCTCATATTATGATAGCGCGTTCTGCTATTAAAACAAATAATGAAACTAAAGCAAAAGAAGCATATGCTATAGTGCAAAAAATAGCTACAGGAGAAAGAGGAGCAGAGGCTTGGTATTACAATGCATATTTTAAGCATAAAGAGCAAGATTATGAAGGTTCTTCTGCAGCTGTACAAACTTTAGTAAAAGATTTTTCTGGGTATAAAGAATGGGCAGGTAAAGGGTTGTTAATTATGGCTAAAAACTATTATGCCTTAGGAGATGCTTACCAAGCAAATTATATTTTAGAAAACATTATTAAAAACTTTGCAAGTTACCCAGATATAGTGGCAGAGGCGCAAACAGAGCAACGACTTATTAAAACCAAGGAAGCGCGTAGCAACTCATCTATTAACCCAGACGGCAACTAG
- a CDS encoding TonB-dependent receptor — protein MQKYIYTTITLFLGLAQIAFAQDKDKDKEEKDLGTETVTVVKAYKPTIADAFKLKSTPVINGAVELKKKPIQYSIFSVPVASTFTPAKGKATAVKKRKPEELFNSYASIGLGNYSNALVDFYTSRPINRNETLDIGLNHHSSRGDIEEAPVDNVFYDTKVKGIYTRRERDLEWNANVGLQHKLYSWYGVTEDALGTTPESLIDEKQHYFDAELGGELKMEDYLIKGGDVLLRRFWDATESGENRAVINAAVEVPISNELINFNVKLDYLGGKFKNASLNNTENTGEIKFGQVQFGVNPSLVILRDDLTLNLGANVVYGLDTEASDSNFYIYPAVTASYRLSGETAIAYGGIEGDLHQNSYHDFVDENPFVSPTLTILPTDSQYNAYAGLKGQLLTNLGYNVKASYKADNNRALYKLNPENTFRADEDKDYHLGNTFDIFYDDIKTFSFFGELNVDVNRNFALGINAEVFSYTTETDNPAWNLPKVKGSLFMDYQINEKWFMGANLFFVGEREDLSSVAATATQPQDFASTVVTLDSYFDANAHVGYRLDEKLSLFVKTANIANNNYQRWANYPVQGFQVLAGATYKFNW, from the coding sequence ATGCAAAAGTATATCTATACAACTATAACTTTATTTTTAGGACTGGCACAAATTGCCTTTGCACAGGATAAAGACAAAGATAAAGAAGAAAAAGATTTAGGAACAGAAACCGTAACAGTTGTAAAAGCATACAAGCCAACTATAGCAGATGCTTTTAAACTAAAATCTACACCTGTAATTAATGGAGCTGTAGAGTTAAAGAAAAAACCAATTCAATACAGTATTTTTTCTGTACCGGTAGCTTCTACATTTACTCCAGCAAAAGGAAAAGCTACTGCAGTAAAAAAGAGAAAGCCAGAGGAGTTGTTTAATTCATATGCTTCTATAGGTTTAGGGAACTATAGTAATGCATTGGTAGATTTTTACACAAGTAGGCCAATTAACAGAAATGAGACTTTAGATATAGGGTTAAACCACCATTCTTCTCGTGGAGATATAGAAGAAGCTCCTGTAGATAATGTTTTTTATGATACTAAAGTAAAAGGTATTTATACCAGAAGAGAAAGAGATTTGGAGTGGAATGCTAATGTAGGATTGCAACACAAGTTATATAGCTGGTATGGAGTAACAGAAGATGCTTTAGGTACAACACCAGAAAGTCTAATAGATGAAAAACAACACTATTTTGATGCTGAACTTGGAGGAGAACTTAAAATGGAAGATTACCTAATAAAAGGTGGCGATGTGTTGTTAAGACGTTTTTGGGACGCAACAGAATCTGGCGAAAATAGAGCGGTTATTAATGCTGCTGTAGAAGTACCAATTTCTAATGAACTTATAAATTTTAATGTAAAGCTAGATTATTTAGGTGGTAAGTTTAAAAACGCTAGTTTAAATAATACAGAGAATACAGGAGAAATTAAATTTGGCCAAGTACAGTTTGGAGTAAACCCAAGTTTGGTAATTTTAAGAGATGACCTTACCCTAAATTTAGGAGCTAATGTTGTGTATGGTTTAGATACAGAAGCTAGTGATAGTAACTTTTATATTTATCCTGCGGTAACGGCATCGTACAGATTATCAGGAGAAACTGCAATTGCATACGGTGGTATAGAGGGAGATTTACACCAAAACTCTTATCATGATTTTGTAGATGAAAATCCATTTGTGTCTCCAACGCTTACAATCTTACCAACAGATAGTCAGTACAATGCCTATGCTGGTTTAAAAGGACAATTGTTAACTAACTTAGGGTACAATGTAAAGGCGTCTTATAAAGCAGATAATAACAGAGCATTATATAAATTAAATCCAGAAAATACTTTTAGAGCAGATGAAGATAAAGATTATCATTTAGGTAATACTTTTGATATTTTTTATGATGATATAAAAACATTTTCATTCTTTGGAGAGTTAAATGTAGATGTAAACAGAAATTTTGCTTTAGGTATAAATGCAGAGGTTTTTAGCTACACAACAGAAACAGACAATCCTGCTTGGAATCTGCCAAAAGTAAAGGGATCTTTATTTATGGATTATCAAATTAATGAAAAATGGTTTATGGGAGCTAACCTGTTTTTTGTAGGAGAAAGAGAAGATTTAAGCTCTGTAGCTGCTACTGCAACTCAACCGCAAGATTTTGCTTCTACAGTAGTAACTTTAGATAGTTATTTTGATGCTAATGCGCATGTTGGTTACCGTTTAGATGAAAAATTATCATTATTTGTAAAAACAGCAAACATAGCAAATAACAATTACCAACGTTGGGCAAATTATCCTGTTCAGGGTTTTCAGGTGCTTGCAGGAGCAACATATAAGTTTAATTGGTAA
- a CDS encoding amidohydrolase, whose amino-acid sequence MKKLTLVLLLAIAACNPKKEQVDYIVTNANVYTVDSTFTKAQAFAVKDNLFVAVGTEQQITEKYTSAKTINAAGKTITPGLIDAHCHFFGLGMNQQVVDLVDTKSFDEVVERVSAFQKTNTKTFIRGRGWDQNDWEVKEFPIKEALDSLFPSIPVVLERVDGHAYIVNQYALDLANITVDTKISGGEIVKVNGKLTGVLVDNPMAMVDAVLPKPSVATQAQALKDAEKICVDYGLTTVNDAGLNKQTIEIIDSLQQNGELDIRVYAMISANKENLDYYLSKGIVKTDGLNVRSVKVYGDGALGSRGAALKEEYSDKHNHFGAMVTPVEEINNLAKRIAKTDYQMNTHAIGDSANVAVLRVYKSALKNTKDRRWKVEHAQVIAPQDFDYFKLGIIPSVQPTHATSDMYWAKDRLGDERVKGAYAFKKLLDIAGVVALGTDFPVERVSPFLTFYAAVARKDTKNYPEGGFQMENALSREETLKGMTIWAAYSNFEENEKGSIEPGKKADFVILSDNIMEVEASKIPTIKAEQVFIGGKQVK is encoded by the coding sequence ATGAAAAAACTAACACTTGTTTTACTGCTGGCAATTGCAGCGTGTAATCCTAAAAAAGAACAGGTAGACTATATAGTCACCAATGCAAATGTCTACACTGTAGATTCTACTTTTACAAAAGCACAAGCTTTTGCTGTAAAGGATAATTTGTTTGTAGCTGTTGGTACAGAACAGCAAATTACAGAAAAATATACATCGGCAAAAACAATAAATGCAGCTGGTAAAACAATTACTCCTGGTTTAATAGATGCACACTGTCACTTTTTTGGTTTAGGGATGAACCAGCAAGTGGTAGATTTGGTAGATACTAAAAGTTTTGATGAGGTAGTAGAGCGTGTTTCTGCTTTCCAGAAAACAAATACAAAAACGTTTATTAGAGGTAGAGGTTGGGATCAGAACGATTGGGAAGTAAAAGAATTTCCAATAAAAGAGGCTTTAGATTCACTTTTTCCGTCTATACCTGTTGTTTTGGAGCGTGTAGATGGTCACGCTTACATTGTAAATCAGTATGCATTAGATCTTGCTAATATTACAGTAGATACTAAAATTAGTGGCGGAGAAATTGTAAAAGTTAATGGTAAGCTTACAGGTGTTTTGGTAGATAATCCTATGGCTATGGTAGATGCTGTTTTGCCTAAACCAAGTGTAGCTACACAGGCACAAGCATTAAAAGATGCAGAAAAAATTTGTGTAGATTATGGGTTAACTACTGTAAATGATGCAGGTTTAAATAAGCAAACTATAGAAATTATAGATAGCTTACAGCAAAACGGAGAATTAGATATTCGTGTTTATGCTATGATAAGCGCAAACAAAGAAAACTTAGATTACTATTTAAGTAAAGGAATAGTAAAAACAGATGGTTTAAATGTACGTTCTGTAAAAGTATATGGAGACGGTGCTTTAGGCTCCAGAGGTGCAGCTTTAAAAGAAGAGTACTCAGACAAACACAATCATTTTGGAGCAATGGTTACTCCGGTAGAGGAAATAAATAATCTTGCAAAAAGAATAGCAAAAACAGATTACCAGATGAATACACATGCTATTGGAGATTCTGCTAATGTAGCAGTATTACGCGTATACAAATCGGCCTTAAAAAATACAAAAGACAGACGTTGGAAAGTAGAGCATGCACAGGTTATAGCTCCACAAGATTTTGACTATTTTAAATTAGGTATTATACCATCTGTACAGCCAACGCATGCAACTAGTGATATGTATTGGGCAAAAGATAGGTTAGGAGATGAGCGCGTAAAAGGAGCTTATGCATTTAAAAAATTATTAGATATTGCAGGTGTTGTTGCATTGGGGACAGATTTTCCTGTAGAACGTGTTAGTCCGTTTTTAACTTTTTATGCTGCTGTTGCCAGAAAAGACACTAAAAATTACCCTGAAGGTGGTTTTCAGATGGAAAACGCTTTGTCTAGAGAAGAAACATTAAAAGGAATGACAATTTGGGCAGCTTATTCTAATTTTGAAGAAAATGAAAAAGGAAGTATAGAGCCAGGTAAAAAAGCTGATTTTGTTATCTTAAGTGATAATATTATGGAAGTTGAAGCTTCTAAAATTCCGACAATAAAAGCAGAACAAGTTTTTATAGGAGGTAAGCAAGTAAAGTAA
- a CDS encoding DUF2911 domain-containing protein: MKRLFALSALVLTMVFTTNATAQKFPGLDKSPADIASQPSSYKISKKNIRVVYSRPQLKGRLVKDLAPAGKVWRTGANEAAEITFYADTNFGGKKVTAGTYSLFSIPGDKQWTVILNKNLNQWGAYSYEEDADVVRVTGKVSKNKESLEAFSITFTDTDMVMGWGTTLVSVPYAVSM, translated from the coding sequence ATGAAAAGATTATTTGCTTTATCAGCACTTGTATTAACTATGGTATTTACTACTAATGCTACAGCTCAAAAATTTCCTGGATTAGATAAAAGTCCAGCAGATATTGCTTCACAACCATCTAGCTACAAAATTTCTAAAAAGAACATTCGTGTAGTTTACAGCAGACCACAATTAAAGGGAAGATTAGTAAAAGATTTAGCTCCTGCAGGAAAAGTATGGAGAACTGGTGCTAATGAAGCTGCAGAAATTACTTTTTACGCAGACACAAACTTTGGTGGTAAAAAAGTAACAGCAGGCACATACTCTTTATTCTCTATACCAGGAGATAAGCAATGGACTGTAATTTTAAATAAAAATTTAAACCAATGGGGAGCTTACTCTTATGAGGAAGATGCAGATGTGGTTAGAGTAACTGGAAAAGTATCTAAAAACAAGGAATCTTTAGAAGCTTTTTCTATTACTTTTACAGATACTGATATGGTAATGGGCTGGGGAACTACTTTAGTTTCTGTTCCTTACGCAGTTTCTATGTAA